A genomic region of Haliotis asinina isolate JCU_RB_2024 chromosome 1, JCU_Hal_asi_v2, whole genome shotgun sequence contains the following coding sequences:
- the LOC137279200 gene encoding transmembrane protein 218-like codes for MARILGVGEGLFALAFIWTLCILLCLVFSRAQTAISNMGPVMIFIAGFLTIILVFIPREPQTPSVEEEVKIYDYSIIYRSGLIAVCALFVLVGLAMYLTSHAMQPIYAKPIRRLRG; via the exons ATGGCGAGGATTCTCGGAGTTGGAGAGGGTCTTTTCGCCCTGGCCTTCATCTGGACATTATGCATTTTACTCTGCCTTGTGTTTTCAAGGGCGCAAACAGCCATTTC CAACATGGGCCCAGTAATGATCTTCATCGCAGGATTCCTGACAATAATTCTGGTGTTTATCCCCCGAGAACCACAGACCCCCTCAGTGGAGGAAGAGGTGAAG ATTTACGACTACTCCATCATCTACAGGTCTGGTTTGATTGCTGTGTGTGCTCTATTTGTGCTGGTAGGACTGGCGATGTACCTCACATCACACGCCATGCAACCCATCTATGCCAAGCCCATCAGGAGACTCAGAGGATGA
- the LOC137291868 gene encoding prenylated Rab acceptor protein 1-like isoform X2 — MADKSGLEGNIEIPLTEPTSQSLKERMMSVSLSNATVREWFTKTREGVKPWGEFLNTSKFRLPKTIAPVPKRVMKNIETYQGNYLFVFMGLVIFCVLTSPMLLVALAACLGACYIISLKNATQKLAILGREVTVAQQYACVGVLSFPLFWLAGAGSAVFWVIGASFFVIMLHATLHVTAEEAEAFDIEMDEVQVV, encoded by the exons ATGGCGGATAAATCTGGACTTGAAGGGAACATCGAAATTCCACTCACTGAACCGACATCACAAAGTTTAAAGGAACG CAtgatgtctgtgtctctgtccAACGCAACAGTCCGAGAATGGTTCACCAAGACAAGGGAGGGTGTCAAACCATGGGGGGAGTTCCTCAACACCTCAAAGTTTCGACTGCCAAAAACGATTGCACCAGTTCCCAAGAGAGTCATGAAGAACATCGAGACCTACCAAGGCAACTATTTGTTTGTCTTCATGGGCCTCGTCATCTTTTGTGT GCTGACGTCTCCCATGCTTTTGGTGGCTCTGGCTGCCTGCCTCGGAGCCTGCTATATCATCAGTCTTAAAAACGCTACACAGAAACTTGCTATACTTG GTCGGGAGGTGACAGTGGCCCAGCAGTACGCATGTGTTGGAGTGCTCTCCTTCCCCCTCTTCTGGCTGGCTGGGGCAGGGTCTGCAGTCTTCTGGGTCATAG GTGCTTCCTTCTTTGTGATCATGCTGCACGCCACCTTGCATGTGACAGCTGAAGAGGCCGAGGCCTTTGACATCGAAATGGATGAGGTTCAAGTTgtctga
- the LOC137291868 gene encoding prenylated Rab acceptor protein 1-like isoform X1 has protein sequence MADKSGLEGNIEIPLTEPTSQSLKERMMSVSLSNATVREWFTKTREGVKPWGEFLNTSKFRLPKTIAPVPKRVMKNIETYQGNYLFVFMGLVIFCVLTSPMLLVALAACLGACYIISLKNATQKLAILGREVTVAQQYACVGVLSFPLFWLAGAGSAVFWVIGASFFVIMLHATLHVTAEEAEAFDIEMDEVSIAT, from the exons ATGGCGGATAAATCTGGACTTGAAGGGAACATCGAAATTCCACTCACTGAACCGACATCACAAAGTTTAAAGGAACG CAtgatgtctgtgtctctgtccAACGCAACAGTCCGAGAATGGTTCACCAAGACAAGGGAGGGTGTCAAACCATGGGGGGAGTTCCTCAACACCTCAAAGTTTCGACTGCCAAAAACGATTGCACCAGTTCCCAAGAGAGTCATGAAGAACATCGAGACCTACCAAGGCAACTATTTGTTTGTCTTCATGGGCCTCGTCATCTTTTGTGT GCTGACGTCTCCCATGCTTTTGGTGGCTCTGGCTGCCTGCCTCGGAGCCTGCTATATCATCAGTCTTAAAAACGCTACACAGAAACTTGCTATACTTG GTCGGGAGGTGACAGTGGCCCAGCAGTACGCATGTGTTGGAGTGCTCTCCTTCCCCCTCTTCTGGCTGGCTGGGGCAGGGTCTGCAGTCTTCTGGGTCATAG GTGCTTCCTTCTTTGTGATCATGCTGCACGCCACCTTGCATGTGACAGCTGAAGAGGCCGAGGCCTTTGACATCGAAATGGATGAG GTTTCCATAGCAACATGA